One stretch of Armigeres subalbatus isolate Guangzhou_Male chromosome 2, GZ_Asu_2, whole genome shotgun sequence DNA includes these proteins:
- the LOC134214721 gene encoding cuticle protein 16.5-like, which translates to MFRLVVLSAVLAIAAASPGATLLASAPLAYQSYAAVPAVVAQKEIAYEKSIIEQPTVAHVGNIEKKIPTGYSHQSFTQYHNKQVAEHVYAPAVKKTYVETPIEKTTYHAAAVATPAITYAAAPVLAKTQYVEAAPAALTYAAPLAKTQYVQAAPALTYAAPLAKTQYVQAAPALAYAAPLAKAQYLQAAPALTYAAAYDVPYAKAAYYSEYPSVYGAPAAVYAKY; encoded by the coding sequence ATGTTCAGATTGGTGGTGTTGTCTGCTGTCCTTGCTATTGCCGCTGCCTCCCCAGGAGCAACCCTGCTCGCTTCGGCCCCACTGGCGTATCAATCGTATGCCGCAGTCCCAGCTGTTGTAGCCCAGAAGGAAATCGCGTACGAGAAGAGCATCATCGAGCAGCCAACCGTTGCCCACGTTGGTAACATTGAAAAGAAAATCCCAACCGGATACTCGCACCAGAGCTTCACCCAGTACCACAACAAACAGGTGGCCGAGCATGTCTATGCCCCAGCCGTGAAGAAGACTTATGTCGAGACACCAATTGAGAAGACCACCTACCACGCTGCCGCTGTGGCCACTCCAGCCATCACCTATGCCGCCGCCCCAGTTTTGGCCAAGACCCAATACGTCGAGGCTGCCCCAGCTGCCCTGACCTACGCCGCTCCTCTGGCCAAGACCCAATACGTGCAGGCCGCTCCAGCTCTGACCTACGCCGCTCCTCTGGCCAAGACCCAATACGTGCAGGCTGCTCCAGCTCTGGCCTACGCCGCACCTTTGGCCAAGGCCCAGTACCTGCAGGCTGCTCCAGCTCTGACCTACGCCGCTGCCTACGATGTCCCATACGCTAAGGCCGCCTACTACAGCGAGTACCCGAGTGTGTACGGTGCCCCAGCTGCCGTGTACGCCAAGTACTAA